The Rhinopithecus roxellana isolate Shanxi Qingling unplaced genomic scaffold, ASM756505v1 contig3655, whole genome shotgun sequence genome contains a region encoding:
- the LOC115895904 gene encoding protein DENND6B-like, with the protein MDALSGTGPPRARGCLGAAGPRSSGRAARTPAAPWARFSAWLECVCVVTFDLELGQALELVYPNDFRLTDKEKSSICYLSFPDSHSGCLGDTQFSFRMRQCGGQRSPWHADDRHYNSRAPLALQREPAHYFGYVYFRQVKDSSVKRGYFQKSLVLVSRLPFVRLFQALLSLIAPEYFDKLAPCLEAVCSEIDQWPAPAPGQTLNLPVMGVVVQVRIPSRVDKSESSPPKQCDQENLLPAPMVLASVHELDLFRCFRPVLTHVQTLWELVLLGEPLLVLAPSPDVSSEMVLALTSCLQPLRFCCDFRPYFTIHDSEFKEFTTRTQAPPNVVLGVTNPFFIKTLQHWPHILRVGEPKMSGDLPKQVKLKKPSRLKTLDTKPGLSSRAQTLRTSDLRTLRPSGRGHPLVFFGLYTAYTAHLHRDKALLKRLLKGVQKKRPSDVQSALLRRHLLELTQSFIIPLEHYMASLMPLQKSITPWKIRPFSQDDFLRSLEHAGPQLTCILKGDWLGLYRRFFKSPHFDGWYRQRHKEMALKLEALHLEAICEANIETWMKDKSEVEIVDLVLKLREKLVRAQGHQLPVKEATLQRAQLYIETVIGSLPKDLQAV; encoded by the exons ATGGACGCGCTGTCGGGGACAGGGCCTCCCCGGGCTCGCGGCTGCCTGGGCGCGGCTGGACCCAGGTCTTCAGGCCGCGCGGCGCGGACCCCCGCGGCGCCCTGGGCGCGCTTCTCCGCCTGGCTGGAGTGCGTGTGCGTGGTCACCTTCGACCTGGAGCTGGGCCAGGCGCTGGAG CTGGTGTATCCAAATGACTTCCGGCTCACAGACAAGGAG AAAAGCAGCATCTGCTACCTGTCTTTTCCCGACTCACACTCAG GCTGCCTTGGAGACACTCAGTTCAGCTTCCGCATGCGCCAGTGTGGAGGGCAGAGGAGCCCCTGGCATGCCGACGATAGGCACTACAACAGCAGGGCGCCCTTGGCACTACAG AGGGAGCCAGCGCACTACTTCGGCTACGTGTACTTCAGGCAGGTGAAGGACAGCTCTGTGAAGAGGGGCTACTTCCAGAAG TCTTTGGTGCTGGTGTCCCGCCTGCCCTTTGTCCGGCTGTTCCAGGCTCTGCTAAGCCTCATCGCCCCTGAGTATTTTGACAAGTTGGCGCCCTGCCTGGAAGCAG TGTGCAGTGAGATCGACCAGTGGCCGGCGCCTGCACCTGGGCAGACTCTGAACCTACCTGTCATGGGCGTTGTTGTCCAG gtgcGCATCCCATCCAGGGTGGACAAGTCCGAGTCCAGTCCTCCGAAGCAGTGTGATCAAGAG AACCTGCTGCCAGCCCCAATGGTTCTTGCTAGTGTCCATGAGCTGGACCTGTTCAG GTGCTTCCGGCCTGTGCTGACTCACGTGCAGACACTGTGGGAGCTTGTGCTCCTCGGGGAGCCCCTGCTGGTCCTGGCACCCTCGCCCGATGTGTCCTCAGAGATGGTGCTGGCCTTGACCAG CTGCCTGCAGCCCCTCAGGTTCTGCTGCGACTTCCGTCCCTACTTCACCATCCATGACAGCGAGTTCAAGGAGTTCACTACACGCACACAGGCCCC aCCAAACGTGGTCCTGGGAGTCACAAACCCTTTCTTTATCAAAACACTCCAGCATTGGCCCCACATCCTCCGAGTCGGGGAGCCCAAGATGTCAG GAGACCTTCCTAAGCAAGTCAAGCTGAAAAAGCCTTCAAGGTTGAAGACCCTGGACACTAAGCCAG GACTCAGCAGCAGAGCTCAGACCCTCAGAACCTCAGACCTTCGGACCCTCAGACCCTCGGGGAGGGGGCACCCTCTTGTCTTCTTCG GCCTCTACACCGCGTACACAGCCCACCTCCACCGCGACAAGGCGCTGCTTAAACGGCTGCTCAAG GGCGTGCAGAAGAAGCGGCCGTCAGATGTACAGAGTGCCCTGCTGCGGCGGCACCTCCTGGAGCTCACCCAGAGCTTCATCATCCCTCTG gAGCACTACATGGCCAGCCTCATGCCCCTGCAGAAGAGCATCACACCCTGGAAG ATCCGGCCCTTCAGCCAGGATGACTTCCTGCGTAGCCTGGAGCATGCCGGGCCCCAGCTCACCTGCATCCTCAAGGGCGACTGGCTGGGTCTCTACAG GCGGTTTTTCAAGTCCCCCCATTTTGACGGCTGGTACCGGCAGCGGCACAAGGAGATGGCCCTGAAGTTGGAGGCCCTGCACCTGGAGGCTATTTGTGAGGCG AACATCGAGACCTGGATGAAAGACAAGTCTGAGGTGGAGATCGTGGACCTGGTCCTGAAACTTCGTGAGAAGCTG GTGCGGGCTCAGGGCCACCAGCTCCCTGTGAAGGAGGCAACGCTGCAGCGGGCCCAGCTGTACATCGAGACGGTCATCGGCTCCCTGCCCAAAGACCTGCAGGCTGTC